CCTGCAAACGGTGATCATGCTAGTGAATCGTTCACGTTTGAAGTGTTTGTGGCAGGCGGACAACAAAGCGGGATTACTTGCCCAGATAACTTGCATTTTGATAGCAAAGGCAATCTTTGGGTAGTCGAGGATTACGCTGCTACCGAAACAAATCAATACGCCGCTTATAAAAATTGTGGAGTATTCATGGTACCAACTGACGGAAAAGAATACGGGGAACCTTTCCAATTTGCTTCAGGTCCAAAAGGCTGTGAAGTAACAGGACCATGGTTAACTCCAGACGAAAAAACATTGTTCCTAGATGTACAGCATCCAGAAACATGGAACCCATACCCAGGTCAAACTTTCGGACGATCTTGTTTAGTTGCGGTACAAGGTGGAAGCTTTAAATAATCAAGTGGAAGGGGCACTTCTCACCATGTTTGTTTGTTCAAACCACGTCAAGGATGCCTTGAAGTTTATGTATGTTCCTCATATAAAGCTAATTTCGGAGGAAGAAAGTTTTCGTTGTCATCTTTGTAAAAACAAAGCTAAGTATAAACTATTCCAATATTGTTATCAGCGTCATCAATCGAAAAAAGCTATCTAAAGGAGGATACAATAATTATGCTTCAGAACATAGGCATTCCTGGTTTAATTCTTGTTTTAGTTATTGCATTAATCATTTTCGGACCTTCAAAATTACCCGAATTAGGTCGTGCTGTTGGATCCACCCTAAAGGAATTTAAAAAATCTACACGTGAATTGGTTTCCGATGAGGACCCTAGTAAGGTACAGCCTAAAAAAGAGGAAAAGACGATTTAACACTTATCTCGGGAAGATGCAGGCAGAATATGGTGCTTGCGTCTTCTTTTTCTAAGGAGGATTTTCAATGTCTAAACATGATATGGCTTTGATTGGACATTTTGAAGAATTACGTAAACGACTGATTATCATACTCGGTGCCTTTATGGCTTTGTTTATTTTAGCCTTTGTCTATGTTGAAGATATTTATCAATGGCTGGTTCAGGACTTAGAGGTACAACTAGCTATCTTAGGACCAAGCGATATTTTATGGGTATATTTGATGCTATCCTGTGTGGTGGCAATTTCAGGGAGTATTCCTATAGCAGCCTATCAAATTTGGCTGTTTGTTCGTCCAGCCTTGAAAGATTCCGAGCGAAAAGTAACATTAGCTTATATTCCATCTTTATTCCTTTTATTTATTGTTGGAATTAGTTTCGGATACTTTATCATTTTCCCGATTGTTTTTCAGTTCCTTCTCTCCATGTCGGAGGGTATGTTTATGACATTTTTCACCACAGAAAAGTATTTTACGTTTTTACTGCATATGACCCTGCCTTTTGGATTTTTATTCGAACTTCCGGTAGTGATCATGTTCCTGACAAGTCTTGGAGTATTAAATCCATACCGATTACAAAAAATTCGCAAGTACTCCTACTTTGTTCTCATCGTAACCGCTGTTTTAATTACTCCACCGGATTTCCTATCTGATATTTTGGTAGTTATCCCACTAATCTTTTTATATGAGTGCAGTGTTTTATTATCAAAAGTAGTCTTTAAGCGAAAACAAAAATTAAACTTGGCTGCATAAAATTGGCTGTTGATTTACTGTGATTGAAAAATAAACGGAAAAATTCCGGCTATATTGGGAAATACCCATATTTCCTTAAAAATAAGCGGAGTTTTTCCGTTTATATGATCGAAATCTTTGGATTTTATCTTATTTAGAGCAGTTAACCGGAATCCCTCCGCTTATATCCGCTTCTTAGGCTTCCTCTATATACATTAACCGGATATTCTCCGCTTATGAATTCTCATACCTACACGAAAATCAACAAAGAATCATAACAGAGCTAAATATAAAAAAGACTTTGGGCACAGTGCCCAAAGTCTTTTTCATTCTTAGATATGCGGCCAGCCTTCTTGATCCCAATGCAACGGTTTAATCCGCAGCGTTGGTTTTCCCTTTTTCAAAGCGTCATAAGCGTGGTTGACAAGAAGGGAGGAGTCACCTGAAAAATAAACTGCACAATGTCCAGGACCAATCCATCTATCATCTCCTGCGTCGATCAGTGTTCCTCCTCCCTCCATCATCGACACCCCATCTCGGTCAAAATAAGGTCCTGTAATATTCTTTGATCGGCCAACGACAATTTTGTAGGTACTTTCAATTCCGCGGCAGCAAAAATCAAAAGATACAAACTGATAATAATAGCCGTTACGGTAGACAATGAAAGGCGCTTCAATTGTATTTGGCTGGTCCGTTCTGCTTGAAATAGACAAAAGCTCCGCACCTTCTGCTGGCTTCATCGTTACAGGGTCCAATTGAATAAGCTTGATTCCGGACCAGAATGATCCAAAATTCAACCATGGCACACCTTCTTGGTCGAAAATCAAATTAGCATCAATAGCATTGTAGTTGTCTGACTCACTGGAATGAATAACATATCCCTTGTCCACCCATGTGTAATCAGGATTTTCAGGGTTGAGCGTGGTATTGGTTACTAATCCGATGGCGGAAGTATTTTTACCAAAAGTGGACACAGAATAGTAGATATAATAGGTTCCATCATGGAAATATATATCTGGTGCCCAAATACTTTCCTCCTCTTTCTCAGGTACATACTGTTTAGACCACTCGGGCAATGACGGAAATATTTGTTCTGCCTGCTTCCAGTTAACCCCGTCTTCAGACGTTTTTATTTGAATGCCATTTCCAGTATGAAAAACATACCAGCTAGAACCTTCCTTCGCTATAACCGGATCATGGGCCCATAAATCGCCTTTCAGTTCCCATTTTATGTCGTAAAAATTTACATTATCAAAGCCTTTTGAGTTATTCATATTCTAATCCTCCAAGTGTTTGTATTCTCGACCTTTACACCTCTGGCTTATAAGTGATAAATAAAACGTTCTCCAGGTGCCATCATATGAAACTTTTGATTTGGATAATGAGTAAACAAGTAATCTACAAAATAAGCAGGATTCTCGCGATTATTCGGAAACATATCATAATGAATCGGAATAATCAGATCAGCGCCTACACGAACTGAAAAGTCCACTGCTTCGCGATAGCTCATGTTTCCAACGATTTCTCGTGAAGAACGGAAAAAGTCGCCGCCATTAATCGGTAGGAATACAACATGGGGTTTAAACTCTTTTACCTTCTCAATCAATTCCGGGGTGACAATCGTATCACCGCTATGGAACAGGTGAACGCCATTTACTTCTATGAGATAACCTAAATATAGATGATCACCATTTACATCGACTTGATAACTTGTATGTGCTGCTGGAACAGGTGTAATCTGATATCCCTTTATACGAAAAGATTCATTGTGTTTTGCAGCTGCCAGGTTCTTGCTGCCTGTTTCCGTTTCGACCATTGATACGAGTGGAGCGGGAACTACAAAAGTCGGATTCTCCCCATTTTGCCCGACTTCCCTTAACGTGGCAAAATCCAGATGATCATCATGTTCATGAGTGATTAAAATAGCATCTGCGTTTTCCAACATGGCTGGAGAAAGAACAGGTGGAAATGCCCGTTTAAATTCTGTTTCAGGATTTGTCTGTTCAATACTGTTTGAAAGATAAGGATCAATACAGATGAATCCATCTTCCTCTCTGCCTTTAATCAAAATCCCAGCCTGTCCTAAATTCCAAAACGAAACAGCACCATCATGAATTCGCGTTTCCTTAATCTCGGTTACCAAAGAATCCCCATGTTTATAGACCTTCATAAAAAAATCACCCGCTTTTCATAGAATGGCTATCTCAATGGTGCAAAGTCTTTTACTTCTTCAAGGATTGAATCGATCGCTTGTAAAACATGTTGATCCAATTTGATATCCACGGCCTTTACATTTTCTTCAATTTGCTCTATCCGGCTGGCTCCAATAATCGCAGAGCTGATAGTTGGGTGACGGAGAATCCATGCCAGTGCTAACTGACTTAACGTAACCCCTAGTTCTGATGCTAAACCGTTTAATTTCTGTACCACTGTCAGGACATCGTCCCGGAAATAACTATTGATGACAAAGTTTGTTGCATCGTTCGCAGCCCTGCTATTGGCTGGTTTTTCTGCATGAGGTTTATACTTACCTGTTAAGACTCCCTGAGCTAATGGGGAGAAAACAATTTGTCCAATCCCTTTTTCGATCGATACGGGAAGGACTTCATCCTCAATATATCTTTCAAACATATTATAAATAGGCTGATTAGAAATAATCGGTCTTAATCGATAATCTTTGCCTATCCCAACTGCTTTTTCAATTTGGGCTGCGCTCCATTCACTCACACCCGCATAAAGGATCTTCCCTTGCCTGATCAAATCATCAAGAGCAAAAAAAGTCTCCTCCATTGGTACCTCTGGGTCATAGCGGTGACATTGGTAGAGGTCAATATAATCCAAGCCTAACCGTTTTAAACTAGCATCACATTGTTCGACAATATGTTTTCTTGAAAGCCCTCGCTCATTCGGCCCTGTACCCATCGGGAAAAATAGCTTCGTTGCTACAACATATGAACTTCTAGGATATTCTTTTAACACCTCACCCAAGACCTCTTCTGCCTTTCCACCTTCATAGGCGTTGGCTGTATCGAAGAAGTTAATACCCAGTTCATATGCTTTATGAATACAATCATGTGCAGTCTGATTATTTACTGATTTTCCATAGGTCAGCCAGCTGCCTAACCCGATTTCACTTACTTTTAATCCACTGTTTCCAAGTCTGCGGTATTTCATTTTGACGTCCTCCTCCTTAGCCTTTAACTAGCAACAACTTCTTTTTTATCAACAAGGACTTTCTTTTCCCACACTCTGCTTTTCCATCTAAAATACATAACGATGCCTCTGAACCATTCATCCGCAATAAAAGCAATCCATACCCCGGCTAAACCAAGACCAAACTGTATTCCTAGTAAGTATGATACTGGAACGGCAATTCCCCACATCGAAAGAACGCCCATTTTCACCGTAAAAACAGCATCTCCGGTTGCACGAAGTGAGTTTACCACGATGAGGTTCAATGTCCTTCCAGGCTCAAGAATTAAACATAATAATAAAAGTGTACTTCCGACTTTAATAATTTCAGGATCATCTGTGAAAAGACCCATAATTACTTCTCTAAAAATAGCAATAAGTATTGCTATAACAATAGTAATAATAAAACTAACTTTAAGGCTCTTTAGTAATTGTTTATAGGCCCCTGCAAAATCGCCAGCTCCTACACGATAACCGATTAAAATTTGTGTTCCCTGGCCAACGGCTAATGCAAATAACATAATAAAGGACATAATATTCCATGTATAAACACGGGTAGACAAAGCTGCTGCTCCAAGAAGAGCTGTAATCGCAGTCATCGCCATCTGGCTCGTGTTGTAACTAAGTTGTTCACCAGCAGAAGGAATGCCTATTTTTAGTATTTTCTTAATATGCGTTAGTTGGAAATCGATATAATCATTCCATTCAATTCTGATTGGGAGTCTCTTATACATGAACCAAAAGGCAATAACTAGTGCTGCTGCTCTGCTGAAAGCAGTCGATAAGGCAACCCCTTTAACGCCCATTTCCGGAAATCCAAACCATCCATAAATCACTATGGCGTTTCCAGCCAAATGGATGAGGTTCATCATCACAGAAACAAACATAGCTTCCCTCGTGAAGCCATTTGACCTCAGAATAGCAGAAATAGTCACAAGCATAGCCTGAAGAAATAAGGTGCCGCCGACAATTGATAAATAATCATATCCGATAATGGCTATATCCTCATCAAGGTGGAAAATATTTAATAACGGACCTTTAAAAATCACAAACAATACACTTACAATTAAGCCAATACCTAGATTGATAGATAAGGATATTGCCGAGGCTTGTTTGGCGTCTTTTTTCAAACCTGCACCTAAATATTGCGAGATTAAAACAGCTGTTCCGGTTGCTGTAAAGCTAAAAAGAAGAATCGCAAAAAAGACTAGTTGATTGGCTACACCGATTGCAGCGACAACATCATCCGAAATGTGGGATAGCATGATAATATCTGTACTTCCCATAATCATTTGCAGAAACAATTCGATAAAAATCGGCCACGTTATGGCACGCAGGGTCATACGTCTTTGCTGTGAATCTTGTAAACTTTCCATCTGTCTGCCCGCCTTTTGTTTACAGAAAAGGGTTCATATCAAGAAACTGATATGAACCTTATCGTTCGTCAATTATTTCATTATTTAGGGAAACCAAAGTTTGGTGTCCCTTCAGGATTCCAAGTAAATTCCTTCGCACAGGTATGACGGTTCGGATCATATAGCGGATCGCCGACAATTTCTGTATAGTTCCTAACATGGTAAACCAAAACATCCTTGCTGCCATCTTCTGAGACAGTAAAGCTGTTATGACCTGGACCGTATTGTCCTGTTTCATAACAAGTTTTAAACACAGGTTCTGTGGACTTACTCCATGATGCTGGATCCAGTACATCACTATTTTCATCCGCTGTCAGAATCCCCATAGCATAATTTTCATCCGTGGCACTGCCAGAGAAAGAAATGAAGATTTTACCGTCCCGCTTCAAAACTGCAGGTCCTTCATTTACCCAAAATCCAATTGTCTCCCAATCATATTCCGGTTTAGTAATCATGACTTGCGGTCCTTTAATAGTCCATGGGTTTTCCAATGGAGCAATATAAAGGTTTGAGTTTCCTCTTATGTTTGGATCTTTTTGTGCCCAGACAAGGTACTGCTGACCTTTATGCTCAAACGAAGTCGCATCAAGGGCAAAGGACTCCCAGTCTGTCTTGATTTGCCCCTTTTCTTCCCAATTACCCTCTAGGGGATTAGCAGATTTATTTTCAATTACAAACATGCGATGTTGAAAAAGCCCATCTACGATTTCCTTTGACGGTGCAGCAGCATAATAGATATACCAGCTGCCGTTAATATAATGGATCTCAGGTGCCCAGATAAGCGCACTCAATGGTCCCGTCTCATGATTCCTCCATGCAACCACAGGTTCAGCTTCTGCTATTCCTTTAATGGTTTTTGAACGCCTTACTTCAATTCGATCATATGCAGGGACTGAAGCAGTGAAATAGTAGTAGCCATCTGTGTGTTTATAAATCCACGGATCTGCTCTTTGCTCTATAATGAGGTCCTGTGCTCTTTTCGCTTCTTCGATTGTTACTCTAACCATAAAAATCTCCCTTTATAGAAAATGATATCAAATGAATAGTCTTAGTTTGCGTCGGGTACCGGAGTGCCAAAGTTAGGAGTTCCATCTTCATTCCAAGTGAACACTTGTGCACGTGTATGACGATTCGGATCCCATAGCGGATCACCGACGATTTCACGGTAGTTACGAGCATGGTAAATCAGTATGTCTTGACTGCCATCTTCTGATACCGTGAAACTGTTATGACCTGGACCAAATTGGCTGTTTTCCTCATTTGTTTGGAATACAGGTTGCGGCGATTTTTTCCATGATTTCGGATTAAGCAGGTCGCTGTCTGCATCTGCTGATAGTAAGCCCATGCAGTAGTTATAATCCGTAGCGCTAGCCGAATACGAAATAAAGATCTTTCCGTTTCTTTTTAAAACGGCAGCACCCTCATTTACTAAAAATCCAATTTTCTCCCAATCATATTCAGGAGTGGTAATCATGACTTGAGGACCTGTTAATGTCCAAGGGTTCGCCATTTTCACAATATATAGATTTGAATTACCTTCAATTTCAGGATCTTTCTGAGCCCAAACATAGTATAGATTTCCTTGATGTTCAAAGGTGGTCGCATCAAGAGAAAAGGATTCCCAAGCGGTTCTTACCTGTCCCTTTTCAACCCAATTTCCTTCGAGTGGATTTTGTGAGTCATTTTCAATGACATACATCCGATGGTCAAAAATCGCATCCTTGCGGGCTGCTGCAAAATAGATATACCATTTGCCGTCAATGAAATGAATTTCTGGTGCCCAGATGTTGGCACTCATAATCCCGTCTTCATGTTTCGTCCAGGCAATAACTGGTTCTGCATTTCCTAGTCCTTGAATCGTTTTTGACCTTCTTACTTCGATTCTGTCATATTCAGGTACTGAAGCAGTGAAATAGTAGTATCCATCTGTGTGTTTATAAACCCAAGGATCTGCTCGCTGCTCGACAATAGGATTTTTCAACGTTTCAACTTTTTGCATGATATTTCACCTTTCCGTTGGGCTGTGTTAAAAGGGTCTGTTGATTTGCGCTCCACTAAGGAATGCTTCTTAGAATAAACATCGCAGGGACAGGCGGTCTCTGCCTGTCCCGAGGCACTTCGCTTTCCGCGGGCGGTCCGGGGTGCCTCCTCGGTGCCTTATCACCTGTGGGGTCTCCCCTGCCCCGTCCTCCCGCAGGAGTCTTCGTGCCTTCCGCGCAAATCAACAGAGTGCAAATATTATATTTAGCTTTAACACAGCCTTCTTATTATAATTAATCATGGTTGTATAAGGGTGTTGCTTCCCATAGCCACATTCATAAATTTTAAAGCTGTAAATCGATTTCTTAAGGTATGTGCACCACTTAAGCTTGCTGCGACTAACTGTTCATCAATACCCAGCTGTTCGGGCATAGTTTCCCCGCCTGTCGCTGTTAACAGAGTCTTTAGGCGTTCGGTGGTTGGGATCTCTTGATAAACTTTCATGATTTCTATTATGTTATCTTGTAAGTCTTCATTGATAAGAGAATCTTGTATTGACCCTAAACGTATTGAATCAGATAGTAAAGGAAGGAACTGTCCTTTATAAACTTCCGCAAGCAGTACAGTTGATACTCCAACTTTCGCCCCGTGAAGCACGGCAGGGCGCTTTCGCTTTAAAAAGTCCATTTCCCAGTAGTGCGACAGGTGATGTTCGCCGCCAGAAGCTGGATGTGACTGACCAAATATAAGCATGGCCAGCCCTGACTTGATTAGAGCTTCAATTAGAATCTCAATTCCCTCTTCATCAGCTGCAGCAATCAATTCTACCTTTTCCACACAGGAATCTAATGCTTCACGGGTAATAGCGGCAACTAGCGGACAATATGGCTCTCCCATAACAAGGTGGCCAAATTTCCAGTCCGCAAGCGAGGTGAATTTAGCCAGCATATCCCCAAATCCCGCTGCTACCATTTTTCGCGGTGATGCCTTCAGTACAGATAAATCAGCGAACACGGCAATCGGAGCTGACATTTGGAAGGTTGTTTTCACACCCTTAACAATTAATGGAGCTCCCATTGATGTGAAGCCATCGACAGAAGGTGCTGTAGGAACTGAAATAAATGGCAATTTCATTTTTGTACTGCAAAAACGCGCTATATCATGGAGTGTACCTGCACCTACAGCGATAATGATCTCTGTATCTATTGGTATCTCTAATAATGCCTGAACTAAGGATTGCTCATCAGCAACGACATCATTATTTTCATCCGGCTTGATGATACTAAGAGAAATGTTAATACCTGTTTCTTTTAAAATCTCTGATAGACTTTTACCTGCTGCTTGATAGGTATTTTCATCTGCGATTATAACTGCATGTTTAAATCCCTTACCATCTACATATGCCGCAAGTTCTTTATAAACACTGTTTCCAATCCTGATTCTCTCAATGGGAATCGGATGATGATGATTTCCACAATCACATGTTTGAGCTAGAGTCATGAGTTCAGCAATATAGTTTTCCACTTTAATTCCTCCTGCTCTATAGGAAAAGTATCGGGCAATCTATTCTTCTAAAATCCCAAATTTATAGGTTGTTACCGTCGAATATTCTTGATCTTTTTCTAGAACCCAAGAAGGAAACTGTGGGTGATGAATCGCGTCCGGTAATCCCTGTGTCTCTAAGCAAATTCCTAAGTACTTCCGTGACGGCACCCCGGCAATCTCTCCTTCAGATTTCATCTGATTTCCAGAATAAACGACAACACTTGGTTCATCTGTTTCAATCGTTAGAGTCCGTCCACTTTCGATATCCTTCAGGACAATTTCTTGGTCATGTTGTGTATTTAATAAAAATGGATGGTCATACCCAGCGCCGGCTAATTTATTTTGCGGATGTTGTGACAGTACTCCAGTTTCAATCATTCTCTCAGTTGTAAAATCAAATGCTGTACCTCTAACATCCAGCATATCTCCCGTCGGAAGCAGTTCATCATTTAATTCAAGAAACTTATCGCTTTTTATTCGTAAAGAATGATTTAAACTATCTCGTTTTAAATTTCCACTTAAATTGAAATAAGAGTGATTCGTCATATTTAGTAGTGTGTCCTCATCAGACACGCCAGAATAACGGATAGAGAGTTCATTGTCATTATTCAAGGTGTAAGTAACGGAAACCTTTAAATTTCCAGGATAACCCTCTTCACCATTCGGGCTAAAATAGGTGAATCGAACTCCAATCTCCTGTTCATCCTCGATGACTTCACTATCCCAAACGATCTGGTTAAACCCTTTATTTCCGCCATGCAGATGGTTGTTATTTTCATTTTTTGCAAGTGTATAGGTTTTCCCGTTCAAATCAAAGGCACCAGCCTTGATTCTCCCAGCGACACGGCCAACTGCAGCGCCTAAAAAATAACTATCATTTTCATATTCGTTCAACGTGTCATATCCAATAACAACATTTTCAAAGTTGCCTTCTTTATCAGGTGTTATAATTTTTGTAATAATACAGCCATAATTAATACAGCTAATTTCTACTCCATGATCATTAATTAGATTAAATAAAAAAACAGTTTGGTTATCTTTTCTTCCAAACTCCTCTTTCAAGACCTTCATATATCGTTCAACCCTTCCTTTCGATAGATACCTAGAAAAAATGATTCCATACCTCTCCATCAACAAATGTAAACAGAAGAGGTATGGAATATTTGCTATTAGTTACGCTTCGCCAGGCGGATTACATTCCAAGATAATTTAGGTAATACCGCGGTAACTCCGCCGTTTTCAGATCTTGCATTACCATTAGAATGCGGTGCCACTGGTGTTCCTTTAGCAGAGTTGGTTTGTTTTAGATTGCCGTCGTTTTCTAAAACAATATGCTCGACTACTTCATAACCATCAAAGTTACGGATGTCCACAGCCAGTTCTAATCCTTCTTCTAGATGGCGGTTTACAGCAAAGATGGTTAATGTTTCATGTTCTTCATTGTAAACAGCTGTCGACTCTAAATACGGTACATCAGTGAAATCCTTACTGTCATACTTAGGACTTGAAATAATTGGGTTTAATGAAACGCCGCGTCCATATACAGAGGTATGCATATAAGGATAAAAAATCGTTTGCTTCCAAGCAGGTCCATTGTCTTCAGTCATAATTGGTGCAATGACATTGACCAGCTGAGCAAGGCAGGCAATTTTCACACGGTCTGCATGCTTTAAAAGCGTAATCAGCATACATCCAACCAATAAAGCATCTTCAAAGTTATAAATATCTTCTAATTGAGGTGGTGCAATACTCCATGGCTCAATTTTTTTATCCGCTTCATTACTGTGATACCATACGTTCCATTCATCAAAGCTGAGGTTGATTTTCTTTTTACCGCGTTTTTTCGCTTTGATATAGTCCGCAATAGAAATAACCGATTTAATAAAGTCATCCATTTCTAGGGACAGTGCTAAATAGTTAGAAATTTCATTGTCACGGTTGCCGTAATACTGGTGCAAAGAGATGAATTCTACATGATCATACGTATGGTCAAGAACAGTTGCTTCCCAGTCAGCAAAGGTCGGCATATTGCGGTTTGAGCTTCCACATGCAACCAACTCGATTGTAGGGTCTACCCACTTCATTACTTTCGCAGTTTCTTGAGCAAGGCGGCCATATTCCGCAGCGGTTTTATGCCCGATTTGCCATGGACCATCCATTTCGTTACCGAGACACCATGTTTTAATTTTGTAAGGATCCTTTACGCCGTGAGAAATACGAAGATCACTATAATAAGAACCGCCTGGGTGGTTGCAATATTCTACTAGATTTCTAGCTGCGTCAATACCACGGGTTCCAAGGTTAACTGCCATATTTACGTCAGCATTGACTAACTGCGCCCATTTCATGAACTCGTTCGTACCCATTTCGTTGGTTTCTGTTGTACGCCAAGCTAAATCTAAACGACGCGGACGGTTTTCTACAGGTCCTACACCATCCTCCCAGTTATAACCGGAAACAAAGTTACCACCCGGATAACGGACAAGCGGAACTTGAAGTTCCTTAACCATTTCAATAACATCCTGGCGGAATCCATTTTCATCGGCTTGAGGATGTCCTGGCTCATAAATGCCGCCATATACGGCACGGCCTAAATGTTCAATAAAAGAACCATAGATTCGATTATCAATTTCAGATACTTTAAAGTCTTTTTCTAAAATCATTTTTGCTTTATTTTTACCCATGTTCCCTGTCCTTTCTTTTATCAGATAGAGTTTGCAAGTCACGGCTTCGTTTCTATAAAACTATGAGTAATTAACTAACCTTTTCCCATTTTGGCTTTCCTGCAAAAGGACAGCTCTTGTTTTTAAACTTTGCTCGATAGCGGACAATACATCCGCTATGAGCACAAGTGGTGCCATATTGAAGAGAAGGGCAGCTTTCACAAATCTTTAATCGTTCTGAGTAGACTTCGTCCGATACGATAACAGATAAATCTTCTTCCGTTTCCCTAACGAGCTCCTGGATGACTTCCTCTGTTACCATTACACTTTCAACGCAGCCTTTACATAGATTTTGCTTACTCACTGCTGGATCCCCCTCATTCTTTATTTAACCGCTAATGTAACAACAGACATTGCTGGAAGTTTAATGGCTAATTTATTATTTTCAACCGTTACGCCTGTGAACTCAACAGGTTTTACAACCTCTGGCTGTTCGAAAGTGTTATGTGCATTCATTGAGTCGGCTGT
This genomic stretch from Neobacillus niacini harbors:
- the tatC gene encoding twin-arginine translocase subunit TatC — its product is MSKHDMALIGHFEELRKRLIIILGAFMALFILAFVYVEDIYQWLVQDLEVQLAILGPSDILWVYLMLSCVVAISGSIPIAAYQIWLFVRPALKDSERKVTLAYIPSLFLLFIVGISFGYFIIFPIVFQFLLSMSEGMFMTFFTTEKYFTFLLHMTLPFGFLFELPVVIMFLTSLGVLNPYRLQKIRKYSYFVLIVTAVLITPPDFLSDILVVIPLIFLYECSVLLSKVVFKRKQKLNLAA
- a CDS encoding twin-arginine translocase TatA/TatE family subunit, giving the protein MLQNIGIPGLILVLVIALIIFGPSKLPELGRAVGSTLKEFKKSTRELVSDEDPSKVQPKKEEKTI
- a CDS encoding family 43 glycosylhydrolase translates to MVRVTIEEAKRAQDLIIEQRADPWIYKHTDGYYYFTASVPAYDRIEVRRSKTIKGIAEAEPVVAWRNHETGPLSALIWAPEIHYINGSWYIYYAAAPSKEIVDGLFQHRMFVIENKSANPLEGNWEEKGQIKTDWESFALDATSFEHKGQQYLVWAQKDPNIRGNSNLYIAPLENPWTIKGPQVMITKPEYDWETIGFWVNEGPAVLKRDGKIFISFSGSATDENYAMGILTADENSDVLDPASWSKSTEPVFKTCYETGQYGPGHNSFTVSEDGSKDVLVYHVRNYTEIVGDPLYDPNRHTCAKEFTWNPEGTPNFGFPK
- a CDS encoding MATE family efflux transporter, producing the protein MESLQDSQQRRMTLRAITWPIFIELFLQMIMGSTDIIMLSHISDDVVAAIGVANQLVFFAILLFSFTATGTAVLISQYLGAGLKKDAKQASAISLSINLGIGLIVSVLFVIFKGPLLNIFHLDEDIAIIGYDYLSIVGGTLFLQAMLVTISAILRSNGFTREAMFVSVMMNLIHLAGNAIVIYGWFGFPEMGVKGVALSTAFSRAAALVIAFWFMYKRLPIRIEWNDYIDFQLTHIKKILKIGIPSAGEQLSYNTSQMAMTAITALLGAAALSTRVYTWNIMSFIMLFALAVGQGTQILIGYRVGAGDFAGAYKQLLKSLKVSFIITIVIAILIAIFREVIMGLFTDDPEIIKVGSTLLLLCLILEPGRTLNLIVVNSLRATGDAVFTVKMGVLSMWGIAVPVSYLLGIQFGLGLAGVWIAFIADEWFRGIVMYFRWKSRVWEKKVLVDKKEVVAS
- a CDS encoding family 43 glycosylhydrolase → MNNSKGFDNVNFYDIKWELKGDLWAHDPVIAKEGSSWYVFHTGNGIQIKTSEDGVNWKQAEQIFPSLPEWSKQYVPEKEEESIWAPDIYFHDGTYYIYYSVSTFGKNTSAIGLVTNTTLNPENPDYTWVDKGYVIHSSESDNYNAIDANLIFDQEGVPWLNFGSFWSGIKLIQLDPVTMKPAEGAELLSISSRTDQPNTIEAPFIVYRNGYYYQFVSFDFCCRGIESTYKIVVGRSKNITGPYFDRDGVSMMEGGGTLIDAGDDRWIGPGHCAVYFSGDSSLLVNHAYDALKKGKPTLRIKPLHWDQEGWPHI
- a CDS encoding MBL fold metallo-hydrolase; protein product: MKVYKHGDSLVTEIKETRIHDGAVSFWNLGQAGILIKGREEDGFICIDPYLSNSIEQTNPETEFKRAFPPVLSPAMLENADAILITHEHDDHLDFATLREVGQNGENPTFVVPAPLVSMVETETGSKNLAAAKHNESFRIKGYQITPVPAAHTSYQVDVNGDHLYLGYLIEVNGVHLFHSGDTIVTPELIEKVKEFKPHVVFLPINGGDFFRSSREIVGNMSYREAVDFSVRVGADLIIPIHYDMFPNNRENPAYFVDYLFTHYPNQKFHMMAPGERFIYHL
- a CDS encoding family 43 glycosylhydrolase → MQKVETLKNPIVEQRADPWVYKHTDGYYYFTASVPEYDRIEVRRSKTIQGLGNAEPVIAWTKHEDGIMSANIWAPEIHFIDGKWYIYFAAARKDAIFDHRMYVIENDSQNPLEGNWVEKGQVRTAWESFSLDATTFEHQGNLYYVWAQKDPEIEGNSNLYIVKMANPWTLTGPQVMITTPEYDWEKIGFLVNEGAAVLKRNGKIFISYSASATDYNYCMGLLSADADSDLLNPKSWKKSPQPVFQTNEENSQFGPGHNSFTVSEDGSQDILIYHARNYREIVGDPLWDPNRHTRAQVFTWNEDGTPNFGTPVPDAN
- a CDS encoding aldo/keto reductase family protein — encoded protein: MKYRRLGNSGLKVSEIGLGSWLTYGKSVNNQTAHDCIHKAYELGINFFDTANAYEGGKAEEVLGEVLKEYPRSSYVVATKLFFPMGTGPNERGLSRKHIVEQCDASLKRLGLDYIDLYQCHRYDPEVPMEETFFALDDLIRQGKILYAGVSEWSAAQIEKAVGIGKDYRLRPIISNQPIYNMFERYIEDEVLPVSIEKGIGQIVFSPLAQGVLTGKYKPHAEKPANSRAANDATNFVINSYFRDDVLTVVQKLNGLASELGVTLSQLALAWILRHPTISSAIIGASRIEQIEENVKAVDIKLDQHVLQAIDSILEEVKDFAPLR